A DNA window from Sulfitobacter noctilucicola contains the following coding sequences:
- a CDS encoding cell division protein FtsX, which yields MKLTLASIRALLAGDRNADRVVPPSGFTAQLTLFASGAMAFLAVFALALSLAAGRLADRWGEELARSATIRIVAPLDQRAAQTDAALRILQTTRGVAQARALSDEEQQALLAPWFGNDLALDTLPVPRLIEVIEDDAGIDAAGLRLRLAAEVPGAVLDDHGRWRAPLVEAAQRLRLFGWVSIVLIAAAVAAMITLAAHAALAANAQVIRVLRLVGATDDYIALAFIRRFTLRALSGAAVGTVIAMIAVLFLPSASEVGGFLTGLGFRGAHWILPLLIPPLAGAVAFAATRSAARRTLGELS from the coding sequence GTGAAGCTGACCCTCGCCAGCATACGTGCCCTACTTGCGGGTGATCGCAATGCCGATCGTGTGGTGCCGCCCTCCGGTTTCACCGCGCAACTAACGCTCTTTGCATCGGGTGCCATGGCTTTTCTGGCGGTCTTCGCGCTGGCGCTTTCACTGGCTGCAGGCCGGCTTGCTGATCGGTGGGGCGAAGAGCTGGCCCGCTCTGCGACGATCCGTATTGTTGCACCGCTTGATCAACGCGCCGCGCAAACAGATGCGGCCTTGCGTATCTTGCAAACCACACGCGGCGTCGCGCAGGCGCGTGCGCTCAGTGATGAGGAACAACAGGCATTGCTTGCGCCTTGGTTCGGAAATGATCTGGCGCTTGATACCCTGCCGGTACCACGCCTGATTGAAGTGATCGAAGATGACGCGGGCATCGATGCTGCGGGTCTGCGTTTGCGGCTGGCGGCAGAGGTACCTGGTGCCGTGCTCGATGACCATGGACGCTGGCGCGCACCATTGGTCGAAGCCGCGCAACGCCTGCGGCTTTTCGGATGGGTTTCCATCGTGCTGATCGCCGCTGCCGTGGCCGCCATGATTACCCTTGCCGCCCACGCGGCCCTTGCGGCCAATGCGCAGGTCATTCGCGTGCTGCGCTTGGTCGGTGCAACGGATGACTATATCGCACTGGCCTTTATCCGCCGCTTCACACTGCGGGCTTTGTCAGGTGCTGCAGTTGGAACAGTGATCGCGATGATTGCGGTGTTGTTCCTGCCCTCTGCCTCAGAAGTGGGCGGATTCCTGACAGGTCTCGGATTTCGCGGGGCGCACTGGATTTTGCCCTTGCTTATTCCGCCGCTCGCAGGGGCAGTGGCATTTGCCGCGACGCGCAGCGCAGCCCGCCGCACTTTGGGAGAGCTTTCATAA
- a CDS encoding lysophospholipid acyltransferase family protein, producing MLQWVRSIIYIVQATIAMPVIGLVFAPWAMFSKTGAYTACKTYAAWCMWSARWLIGLRCEVRGDVPQGEVLIGAKHQSFLDIMMIFHALPRAKFIMKREILWTPVIGQYTKRMQMIAVDRGKRGKAISKMMEDVNAGRIEPGQIVIYPQGTRVAPGAHIPYKVGTAVLYGQLKQSCIPVATNAGYFWPRRGLYRRSGLAVVEFLPPIEPGLEKAAFMAELESRVETASNRLLAEAGWQADA from the coding sequence ATGCTACAGTGGGTCCGCTCCATCATCTATATCGTGCAGGCAACCATTGCGATGCCGGTGATCGGCCTTGTCTTTGCACCCTGGGCGATGTTTTCAAAGACCGGCGCCTATACGGCCTGCAAAACCTATGCCGCATGGTGTATGTGGAGCGCGCGATGGCTGATCGGCCTTCGCTGTGAAGTTCGTGGTGACGTGCCTCAGGGCGAGGTGTTGATCGGGGCAAAGCACCAGTCGTTCCTGGATATCATGATGATCTTTCATGCGCTGCCCCGCGCCAAGTTTATCATGAAACGCGAGATTCTCTGGACGCCTGTGATCGGGCAATACACCAAGCGTATGCAAATGATCGCGGTGGACCGTGGCAAACGCGGCAAGGCGATCTCCAAGATGATGGAAGACGTGAACGCAGGGCGGATCGAGCCGGGCCAGATCGTGATCTACCCGCAAGGCACGCGCGTCGCACCGGGCGCTCATATTCCTTACAAGGTGGGAACGGCTGTGCTTTATGGACAGCTCAAGCAGTCTTGTATTCCTGTCGCCACGAACGCCGGATACTTCTGGCCACGCAGGGGACTTTACCGCCGGTCCGGTCTAGCGGTGGTGGAGTTTTTGCCCCCGATTGAGCCGGGGCTGGAAAAGGCGGCGTTCATGGCCGAACTTGAAAGCCGGGTTGAAACCGCATCCAACAGATTGCTGGCCGAAGCCGGATGGCAGGCTGATGCATAA